One Ignavibacteria bacterium genomic window carries:
- a CDS encoding TonB-dependent receptor, with amino-acid sequence MIFLVTVFLIFFQVDLFSQNKGTITGIVVDEVTGEAIIGGNVLIENTFIGAATDLNGKFTIKEIETGLYNIKISHIAYQTKIIRDVKVEANKTTELKITLSNNIIETQEVVVAGKVDKSFESALLNLRKNSQNIMDGISSEQIRKTTDGLTSDVLKRVTGVTLIENKFVNVRGTSERYNVAQLNNTNLTSTESEKKAFSFDLLSASLIENANVIKSYTPDLPANFAGGVVQLNTISFPEDLKVNFNYSSSYTDNTTLRSFFTYPNGTNFWGFDNGSRDLPSNFPHDLTKSGLARNEINELARSLKNVWSPNTTRAPLNQSFSFMIGDGAKLIGQQFGFLVAFNYKNDYKNSFSILNEYESSGEKRFEYSGNRSQLSKNIGGLFNLSYKISGNHQFSLKNLYSHTSDDEVSQLHGYQYSDAGKEQKQTALRYIERDLISTQLSGEHYIASLNELKIDWKIYLNNSRKNEPDYRRIYYARDIGEDLPFAAVLGFQPNLKNSGRFFSNLYDKSRGISFDLKTKFYSTKFKLGISYDKVKRDFSSRLISVIINAPGNGFTDFSLLYLPLDKIFESENFRQNGFSIDEYVNGTNNYSASEEIFASYAMTEIPVKILERDLNIISGVRLENALQKINSMDLSGQIPISNHLKKIDLLPSINLLYKLNDKTNLRLSYSQTLNRPELRELAPFAYFDFATQTSLRGNPDLQRSFIKNYDLRIESFPGLGKLISASLFYKKISNAIEKVVVTGSALGSERTFMNSDEAKVYGYEIEGRFSFGFISDYLENLSINGNYTRIKSLVNVKGTETTIARENRPLQGQSPYVINLGLFFVEPTLGTSLSVFYNRIGERIVEVATAYQDDIIEKPRDIIDLKISQPLFSGFSLSFGIKDILAKDVEFVQGNLPARVIKTNSTYSLGISYKLN; translated from the coding sequence ATGATATTTCTTGTAACCGTTTTCTTAATATTTTTCCAGGTTGATCTTTTCTCTCAGAATAAGGGAACGATTACTGGTATTGTTGTAGATGAAGTGACTGGAGAAGCAATTATCGGCGGTAATGTTTTGATTGAAAATACATTCATTGGTGCCGCAACAGATCTTAATGGAAAGTTTACTATAAAAGAAATTGAAACTGGTTTATACAATATTAAAATAAGTCACATTGCATATCAGACAAAAATAATCAGGGATGTAAAGGTTGAAGCTAACAAAACAACTGAATTAAAAATCACATTAAGCAACAATATTATTGAAACGCAGGAGGTAGTTGTAGCTGGTAAAGTTGATAAATCTTTTGAAAGTGCCTTACTTAATCTCAGAAAGAATTCACAAAATATAATGGATGGCATCAGCTCTGAACAAATTAGAAAAACAACCGATGGGCTGACAAGTGATGTTTTAAAGCGAGTAACCGGAGTTACACTAATTGAGAATAAGTTTGTAAATGTTCGAGGCACGAGCGAGAGGTATAATGTCGCCCAATTAAACAATACAAATCTGACAAGTACAGAATCAGAGAAAAAAGCTTTCTCATTTGATCTACTTTCAGCAAGTTTAATTGAAAATGCAAATGTAATTAAGTCTTACACGCCTGATCTACCAGCTAACTTTGCAGGCGGAGTAGTTCAATTAAATACTATAAGTTTTCCAGAAGATTTGAAAGTTAATTTTAATTATTCTTCATCATATACTGACAATACTACATTAAGAAGTTTCTTTACATATCCTAATGGAACTAATTTCTGGGGATTTGATAACGGCAGCAGAGATCTTCCTTCTAATTTCCCTCACGATTTGACTAAATCAGGTTTGGCTCGAAACGAAATAAATGAACTGGCAAGAAGTTTGAAAAATGTTTGGTCACCAAATACAACAAGGGCACCATTAAATCAGAGCTTTTCATTTATGATTGGAGATGGGGCAAAACTTATTGGTCAGCAGTTTGGTTTCTTAGTTGCTTTCAATTACAAGAATGATTATAAAAATTCTTTTTCAATACTGAACGAATATGAGTCGAGCGGTGAAAAACGGTTTGAGTATTCTGGAAACAGATCTCAACTGTCAAAAAACATTGGAGGGCTTTTTAATCTTAGTTACAAAATTTCAGGTAATCATCAGTTTAGCTTGAAAAATCTTTATTCTCATACATCAGATGATGAAGTTTCACAATTACACGGTTACCAATATTCCGACGCGGGAAAAGAGCAAAAACAAACCGCTCTTAGATACATTGAAAGAGATTTGATTTCTACTCAATTAAGTGGGGAACATTACATCGCTTCATTGAATGAATTAAAAATAGACTGGAAGATTTATCTTAATAATTCAAGAAAAAATGAACCGGATTATAGAAGAATTTATTATGCAAGAGATATTGGTGAAGATTTACCTTTTGCCGCTGTTTTAGGTTTTCAGCCAAATCTTAAAAATAGCGGAAGGTTTTTCTCAAATCTTTATGATAAATCACGAGGAATATCATTTGACCTTAAAACAAAATTTTATTCTACAAAATTCAAATTGGGTATCTCTTATGATAAAGTAAAAAGAGATTTTTCATCTCGATTAATTAGTGTAATTATCAATGCACCAGGTAATGGGTTTACCGATTTCAGCTTATTGTATCTTCCTTTAGATAAAATTTTTGAATCTGAGAATTTCAGACAGAATGGATTTTCAATAGACGAATATGTTAATGGAACTAATAATTACTCTGCATCAGAAGAGATTTTCGCCAGCTATGCAATGACCGAAATTCCTGTGAAAATACTTGAACGAGATTTAAATATTATAAGCGGAGTAAGGTTAGAAAATGCTCTTCAAAAAATTAATTCGATGGATCTTAGTGGACAGATCCCAATATCAAATCATTTGAAGAAAATTGACTTGCTGCCATCAATCAATCTTCTTTATAAATTAAATGATAAGACCAATCTAAGATTATCTTACAGTCAAACACTAAATAGACCTGAACTAAGAGAACTTGCTCCGTTTGCATATTTCGATTTTGCAACTCAAACATCATTGCGTGGTAATCCCGATTTACAAAGGTCCTTCATTAAAAATTATGATTTAAGAATTGAAAGTTTTCCTGGCTTAGGGAAATTAATTTCAGCCAGCTTGTTCTATAAAAAGATTTCAAATGCAATAGAAAAAGTTGTTGTAACAGGCAGCGCACTCGGTTCTGAAAGAACATTTATGAACTCCGATGAAGCAAAAGTTTATGGTTATGAAATTGAAGGAAGATTTTCTTTTGGATTTATTAGTGATTATTTAGAAAATCTCTCTATTAATGGAAATTATACAAGAATAAAGTCACTCGTTAATGTCAAAGGAACCGAAACAACAATAGCAAGAGAAAATAGACCACTTCAGGGACAATCACCTTATGTTATCAATTTAGGTTTATTCTTTGTTGAACCAACACTTGGTACCTCACTCTCGGTTTTTTATAACCGCATTGGCGAAAGAATTGTAGAAGTTGCAACAGCATATCAAGACGATATAATTGAAAAACCGCGTGATATAATCGATTTGAAAATTTCACAGCCTCTATTTTCAGGATTTAGCTTAAGTTTTGGTATTAAGGATATCCTTGCTAAAGATGTTGAGTTTGTACAGGGTAACTTGCCGGCAAGAGTTATAAAAACAAACTCAACTTACTCATTAGGAATAAGTTATAAACTAAATTAA
- a CDS encoding T9SS type A sorting domain-containing protein, with protein MKTKLFLIVYFITCSFLLSQNINVFGTGYGNYLSLVTNDIRSKFKNDLNGNSYIVSLGVDRRLYATKITENKIYAPLPICQIPSWGLIVWDFDIDINGVFHIAGFIEESSYKSLFYINSSNGIPVVVSTTPADSAFQTYVRVLRTTDNQLIVNYAYRQGPFLKWIQLINPTSSNLNKFENNIDLSPYNTSPYRLDYLEYSANKNLFFYVLYTKNINFLDSVQVTYNTFKVNSNGIVDNLLTQTFVLTMYGDPYYLTLPLANNNDQYINWLIAEFRFYNILDKKLSIRDLYIDNSNNIYFINQLNNNLYYYVYTAQNLPINSGSAPYRQIQITSQNLTYRPDSSIQINILPVSLGVLNLNKAFILFSNTLTNALKSIGSTLLRIENNSIYHEYIITIGNFEVAAGENQFWLYRNNRLYLAKSIEYDSIDVNHGRFYFFPIKYDNSELLSNYKESEILKFEFPQINPSNKPYKFKFDENGLSYILSMTIDTIKFIAGTEKFGRLYLTRETSPGIWIQQIISNDTLSYNYSQHDFDIDKNGVVHCVYSFDYKLFYTNNSTGLFQTPIVVDTITYGYYFFVNVRAYSTDTVYILAKTGYGNYSLYSGNYNNNFNKFNISFPSSWPPVLAVDNNNNAFVFNPERYSSSGSYDYYYYKFHYNNFIFRKKFLSFPAQASSRLYIDAAYDKNRIVHLIAGDNVHPKIYYANSINDFSNPVEYDLSIISNIFNFRTSHPYIGTIKLYPSSNENRIYFTTLLGLENPANFPAAFGWLPYIMTNIENPERIIVDNFRLYQNYPNPFNPSTKFKFSLPEKANVIIEIYDILGQKIYEFPERIFEPGIYEEEWNGIDNQNSKVSSGIYFLKLNARSGHNKVFTDIKKMVLMK; from the coding sequence ATGAAAACAAAATTATTTCTCATCGTTTATTTTATAACCTGCTCCTTTTTACTTTCACAAAACATAAATGTATTCGGAACAGGTTATGGTAATTATCTTTCACTTGTTACAAACGATATACGCTCTAAATTTAAAAATGACTTAAACGGTAATTCCTATATTGTATCATTGGGTGTTGATAGAAGATTATATGCAACAAAGATTACTGAAAATAAAATATACGCTCCATTACCCATTTGCCAAATCCCTTCGTGGGGGCTAATAGTATGGGATTTTGATATTGATATTAACGGTGTATTTCACATTGCTGGATTTATCGAAGAAAGTTCGTATAAGTCTTTATTCTATATAAATTCCAGTAATGGTATCCCTGTAGTAGTTTCAACAACACCTGCTGATAGTGCATTTCAAACATATGTTCGTGTATTGAGAACGACGGATAACCAACTAATTGTAAACTATGCCTATCGTCAAGGACCATTTCTTAAATGGATACAATTAATAAATCCCACTTCATCAAATCTGAATAAATTTGAAAACAACATTGATTTATCGCCCTATAACACTTCACCGTACAGGTTAGATTATCTAGAGTATTCAGCAAATAAAAATCTCTTTTTTTATGTTCTGTATACTAAAAACATAAATTTTTTGGATTCCGTACAAGTAACATATAATACTTTCAAAGTAAATAGTAACGGCATTGTGGATAATTTATTAACCCAAACTTTTGTGCTAACAATGTATGGGGATCCATATTATTTAACCTTACCACTTGCAAATAATAATGACCAATATATTAATTGGTTAATCGCAGAATTTAGATTTTACAATATCTTAGATAAAAAATTATCTATAAGAGATTTATACATCGACAATTCAAATAATATTTACTTCATAAATCAATTGAATAATAATCTTTATTATTATGTCTACACTGCTCAAAATCTACCTATTAATTCGGGGTCAGCTCCGTATCGCCAAATTCAGATTACAAGTCAAAATTTGACTTACCGACCAGATAGTTCAATTCAAATTAATATTTTACCAGTTAGTCTCGGGGTATTGAACTTAAATAAAGCGTTTATTTTATTTTCTAATACACTTACTAATGCACTTAAAAGCATTGGTTCAACATTACTGAGAATTGAAAATAATAGCATTTATCATGAGTATATAATTACAATTGGAAATTTCGAGGTTGCGGCCGGTGAAAATCAATTTTGGTTATATCGTAATAATAGACTCTACTTAGCAAAATCTATTGAATATGACTCAATTGATGTTAACCATGGTAGATTTTACTTTTTCCCCATTAAATATGATAACAGTGAACTGCTCTCTAACTATAAAGAAAGCGAAATTTTAAAATTTGAATTTCCGCAAATTAATCCATCTAACAAACCATATAAATTTAAATTTGACGAAAATGGTTTAAGTTATATTCTTTCTATGACCATTGATACAATTAAATTTATAGCCGGAACGGAAAAGTTTGGAAGACTTTATCTTACAAGAGAAACTTCTCCAGGGATCTGGATACAACAAATTATTTCAAACGATACTCTTTCATACAATTACTCTCAACATGATTTTGATATAGACAAAAATGGTGTGGTTCATTGTGTTTACAGCTTCGATTATAAACTATTCTATACAAACAATTCTACAGGTCTATTTCAAACTCCTATAGTCGTTGACACTATCACTTATGGTTATTACTTCTTTGTTAATGTGCGAGCTTATTCAACAGATACTGTTTATATACTCGCTAAAACAGGATATGGCAATTATAGCCTGTATTCTGGTAATTATAATAATAACTTCAACAAATTTAACATATCATTTCCAAGCAGCTGGCCTCCTGTGCTCGCAGTAGATAATAATAATAATGCTTTTGTTTTTAATCCAGAACGTTACTCCTCAAGTGGAAGTTATGATTATTACTACTACAAATTTCACTATAACAATTTCATATTTAGAAAAAAGTTTCTCTCATTTCCTGCACAAGCATCATCTAGGCTTTATATTGATGCAGCTTATGATAAAAATAGAATCGTTCACTTAATAGCAGGTGATAATGTCCATCCTAAAATATATTATGCAAATTCAATTAATGATTTTTCTAATCCAGTAGAGTATGACTTAAGTATCATATCAAATATTTTCAATTTTAGAACCAGTCATCCGTATATAGGAACAATTAAACTTTATCCTTCCAGCAATGAAAACAGAATCTATTTTACAACTTTACTCGGTTTAGAAAATCCTGCAAATTTTCCAGCCGCCTTCGGCTGGTTACCCTACATTATGACAAATATTGAAAATCCAGAGCGGATTATAGTCGATAATTTTAGATTATACCAGAATTATCCTAATCCGTTTAATCCTTCAACAAAATTTAAATTTTCTCTGCCTGAAAAAGCTAATGTAATAATTGAAATTTATGATATACTCGGACAAAAAATTTATGAATTCCCCGAAAGAATTTTTGAACCTGGCATTTATGAAGAAGAGTGGAATGGTATTGATAATCAAAATTCTAAAGTCTCAAGCGGAATTTATTTCTTAAAACTCAATGCAAGATCAGGACACAATAAAGTTTTCACTGATATTAAGAAAATGGTTTTGATGAAATGA
- a CDS encoding T9SS type A sorting domain-containing protein, with protein sequence MKSKLFFVLIFALTFTVSAFSQVLQWTPYFATRNDVITIDYDVTKGNGALIGVFPIYVHTGVITNLSRHPNDWRYVKTTWGSPANQPPIQYIGNNIWRITINIPQYYGVPDSEDILKLAFVFRNADGSKVGRDADGSDIFLPLYKPGLNVRFLSPIEKGTIINTAQNFTITAVSASSVNLKLYLNDSLIAQTDTNYLSRTMMFFNYGRYNLRAVAIDSLGNTKVDSNYFIVRSPVQTVALPPGIQDGVNVIDSNSVILCLYAPFKNYVYVIGDFTNWEVDPNYYMKRTPDGNRYWIQIDNLNPNEEYAYQYFIDGKLKVADPFTEKVLDPWNDQYIPPSVYPNLKPYPFGKTTHLVSVFQINQPQYSWQMPSIQKPQKTDLVVYELLLRDFLASHDYKTLADTLNYLKQLGVNAIELMPINEFEGNESWGYNTTFYFAMDKYYGTKNDLKAFIDKAHQMGFAVILDVVFNHNFGQSSLVRMWWDETNQRPAANSPYFNPIAKHPYNVGYDFNHESLATKELVTRALKFYLQEYKVDGFRFDLSKGFTQTNSGNDVGLWGQYDQSRINILKQYADSIWKYDSTAYVILEHFAVDSEEQVLTNYGMLSWGNMNYNYNEATMGWHDGGKSDFTRVSYKARGFSKPHLVGYMESHDEERLMYKNLMYGNSSGTYNIKSLPTALERIKLAGAFFFTVPGPKMIWQFGELGYDYSIEYNGRTGPKPIRWGYFLDANRNKLYKTFATLINLKKNYDVFRTTNFTTDFSGAVKRLWLNHDSMNVAIVGNFDVVQRSVTPNFQNTGWWYNYFYGDSINVTNTQMTITLQPGEFRIYTTKKLPAPEPGLLTSVEWTDEILPQKFELYQNYPNPFNPVTHIIYDLPIDTKVQLKVYDILGREVRTLVDEFQKAGVHQKTFDASGLTSGIYVYRIVTDNFVKERKMILLK encoded by the coding sequence ATGAAATCAAAATTATTTTTTGTTCTGATTTTTGCATTAACGTTTACAGTCAGTGCTTTTTCTCAAGTGCTTCAATGGACGCCGTACTTTGCAACAAGAAATGATGTAATCACAATTGATTATGATGTGACAAAAGGGAATGGTGCACTAATTGGTGTTTTTCCAATTTATGTTCATACTGGTGTGATTACCAACCTGAGTCGTCATCCAAATGATTGGAGATATGTAAAGACAACCTGGGGTTCACCAGCAAATCAACCACCAATTCAATATATCGGAAATAATATCTGGAGAATCACAATCAATATTCCGCAGTATTATGGAGTGCCTGATTCTGAAGATATTTTGAAACTTGCGTTTGTTTTTCGAAATGCTGATGGAAGCAAAGTTGGTCGTGATGCAGATGGAAGTGATATATTTCTTCCGCTTTATAAACCAGGTTTAAATGTTCGTTTCTTAAGTCCGATTGAAAAGGGAACTATAATTAATACAGCTCAGAATTTTACAATCACGGCAGTTTCCGCAAGTTCTGTAAATCTTAAACTTTACTTAAATGATTCTTTAATTGCTCAGACGGATACTAATTATTTAAGTCGAACGATGATGTTCTTCAATTATGGCAGATATAATTTGAGAGCTGTTGCAATTGACAGTTTAGGAAATACAAAAGTTGATTCAAATTACTTTATCGTAAGATCTCCTGTTCAAACAGTTGCACTTCCACCTGGAATTCAGGACGGAGTGAATGTAATTGATAGTAATTCTGTAATTCTTTGTCTCTATGCACCATTTAAAAATTATGTTTATGTGATTGGAGATTTCACAAACTGGGAAGTTGACCCCAACTATTATATGAAAAGGACTCCCGATGGAAATCGATACTGGATCCAGATAGATAACTTAAATCCAAATGAGGAATATGCTTATCAGTATTTTATAGATGGGAAATTGAAAGTAGCTGATCCGTTTACAGAAAAAGTTTTAGATCCTTGGAATGATCAGTACATCCCGCCATCGGTTTATCCTAATTTAAAACCTTATCCATTTGGAAAAACAACTCATCTCGTTTCGGTTTTTCAAATAAATCAACCTCAATACAGCTGGCAAATGCCATCAATTCAAAAACCGCAGAAGACTGATCTTGTTGTTTATGAATTGCTTTTGAGAGATTTTCTTGCCTCTCACGATTATAAAACTTTAGCAGATACGTTAAACTACTTAAAACAACTTGGTGTTAATGCAATTGAATTAATGCCAATTAATGAGTTTGAAGGAAACGAAAGCTGGGGTTACAACACAACATTTTATTTTGCAATGGATAAATATTACGGCACTAAAAACGACTTAAAAGCTTTTATCGATAAAGCTCATCAAATGGGATTTGCCGTTATTCTTGATGTTGTGTTCAATCACAATTTTGGTCAGTCATCTTTAGTTAGAATGTGGTGGGATGAAACCAATCAAAGACCAGCAGCAAATAGTCCTTACTTTAATCCTATTGCTAAGCATCCTTACAATGTAGGTTATGATTTTAATCACGAAAGTCTAGCAACAAAAGAGCTTGTAACTCGTGCATTAAAATTTTATTTGCAAGAATATAAAGTTGATGGATTTAGATTTGATCTTTCAAAAGGATTTACTCAAACAAATTCTGGGAATGATGTTGGTCTATGGGGACAATATGATCAATCGAGAATTAACATCTTAAAGCAATATGCTGATTCAATCTGGAAGTATGATTCAACAGCTTATGTAATTTTAGAACATTTCGCTGTTGACTCAGAAGAGCAAGTTTTGACTAATTACGGAATGCTAAGCTGGGGCAATATGAACTATAATTACAACGAAGCAACAATGGGCTGGCACGATGGAGGTAAATCGGATTTTACAAGAGTTTCTTATAAAGCTCGTGGATTTTCAAAACCACATCTTGTCGGTTATATGGAAAGTCACGACGAAGAAAGATTAATGTATAAAAATTTGATGTATGGGAATTCGAGCGGGACTTATAACATTAAGAGTCTTCCGACTGCACTTGAAAGAATCAAGCTTGCTGGTGCGTTCTTCTTTACTGTTCCAGGCCCAAAAATGATCTGGCAGTTTGGTGAACTTGGTTATGACTATTCTATTGAATACAACGGAAGAACAGGTCCAAAACCAATTCGCTGGGGTTATTTTCTCGATGCAAATCGGAATAAACTTTACAAAACTTTTGCAACTTTGATTAATCTGAAGAAAAACTATGATGTTTTTAGAACAACAAACTTTACGACTGACTTCAGCGGTGCAGTTAAAAGATTGTGGCTCAATCACGATTCAATGAATGTTGCAATTGTTGGAAATTTTGATGTTGTTCAAAGATCGGTTACTCCAAACTTTCAAAACACAGGCTGGTGGTATAATTACTTTTATGGTGACAGCATCAACGTAACCAATACTCAAATGACCATAACTCTTCAACCTGGTGAATTCAGAATTTATACTACTAAAAAATTACCTGCACCAGAACCGGGACTTTTAACATCTGTCGAATGGACTGATGAAATTCTCCCACAGAAATTTGAGCTTTATCAAAATTATCCGAATCCATTCAATCCAGTTACCCACATTATTTATGATTTACCAATTGATACAAAAGTTCAACTAAAAGTTTATGATATTCTTGGCAGAGAAGTCCGAACACTGGTTGATGAATTTCAGAAAGCAGGAGTTCACCAGAAAACTTTTGATGCGTCTGGACTTACGAGCGGAATTTATGTTTATCGAATTGTGACTGATAACTTTGTGAAAGAAAGGAAGATGATCTTGTTAAAGTGA
- a CDS encoding T9SS type A sorting domain-containing protein, with protein sequence MKKIISVVLSLVLLFLIVQEIFGWGSVGHSIINRNSTKHFPSSMVGYASWSEFLAQHASDADYRKSSDPTEGNKHFIDIDNYQEFLSGNFPYSIDTLINRYGWDYVWQQGILPWATKTTVDSLTAALQRKDWDRAKLIAADLGHYVADGHQPLHITRNYDGQYTGQRGIHSRYETQMINRYQSEITISTEGITYVQDPLDFIFNYLFESYSYLDDLLRADSIAKSIAGNTNSETYYSTLWNYSQDFTKYLFQKASVRLASLIYTAWINAGSPELPQTLVEELSLIPSKFTLYQNYPNPFNYSTQIRFFVPKDFVGKILTFKVTDTLGREITSIKNQINSDGYHQIEFDGNYHKLSSGTYIYTITIGDYSESKKMEYIK encoded by the coding sequence ATGAAAAAAATTATTTCAGTCGTTCTATCATTGGTACTTTTATTTTTAATTGTTCAAGAAATTTTTGGTTGGGGAAGTGTTGGTCACAGCATAATCAATCGAAATTCGACCAAACATTTTCCATCGTCTATGGTAGGTTATGCCAGCTGGTCAGAATTTTTGGCTCAACACGCATCTGATGCTGATTACCGTAAGAGCTCCGACCCAACTGAAGGAAATAAACATTTTATCGACATAGATAATTATCAGGAATTTCTATCAGGTAATTTCCCTTATTCAATTGATACTTTGATTAATCGTTATGGCTGGGATTATGTGTGGCAGCAAGGAATTTTGCCATGGGCGACAAAAACAACAGTTGATTCTTTAACTGCAGCATTACAAAGAAAAGATTGGGACAGAGCAAAATTAATTGCCGCTGATTTAGGTCACTATGTTGCAGATGGACATCAACCGCTTCATATCACGCGGAATTATGATGGACAATACACGGGTCAGAGAGGAATACATTCGAGATATGAAACTCAAATGATTAACCGATATCAGAGTGAAATTACAATCTCTACGGAAGGTATAACTTATGTTCAGGATCCACTCGATTTTATTTTTAATTATCTTTTTGAATCATATTCATATCTCGATGATTTATTGAGAGCTGATAGTATTGCAAAATCAATTGCTGGGAATACAAACAGTGAAACTTATTATTCAACTTTATGGAATTACTCACAGGATTTTACAAAATATCTCTTTCAGAAAGCCAGCGTCCGACTTGCTTCATTAATTTATACAGCCTGGATCAATGCTGGAAGTCCAGAACTTCCTCAAACATTAGTTGAAGAATTAAGTTTGATACCATCGAAATTTACTTTGTATCAGAATTATCCCAATCCCTTTAATTATTCAACACAAATTCGATTTTTTGTTCCAAAAGATTTTGTTGGTAAAATTTTGACATTTAAAGTTACTGATACACTCGGAAGAGAAATTACATCGATTAAGAATCAGATTAATTCTGATGGCTATCATCAAATAGAGTTTGATGGGAATTATCATAAGTTGAGTTCAGGCACTTACATTTATACAATTACAATTGGTGATTACTCTGAATCCAAAAAGATGGAGTATATTAAATGA
- a CDS encoding YjbQ family protein, with protein sequence MKILTDKIEINTRGNTDIIDITTKVQEVITKSGLKEGNVLVFAVGSTAGITTIEYEPGLLKDLPELFEKLIPSNRPYHHDKTWGDGNGYAHLRASMLGASIQIPFSKGHLLLGTWQQIIFVDFDNRARQRRIIVQIIGE encoded by the coding sequence ATGAAAATTTTGACTGATAAAATTGAAATCAACACTCGTGGAAATACTGACATAATAGACATAACTACAAAAGTTCAAGAAGTAATTACGAAAAGCGGACTAAAAGAAGGGAATGTTCTCGTTTTCGCTGTCGGTTCAACAGCAGGAATTACAACAATTGAATACGAACCTGGATTATTAAAAGACTTACCCGAACTTTTTGAAAAACTAATTCCTTCCAATCGTCCTTATCATCACGATAAAACATGGGGAGATGGGAATGGCTATGCTCATTTAAGAGCCTCTATGCTTGGTGCTTCAATTCAAATTCCGTTTTCAAAGGGACATTTATTACTTGGAACCTGGCAGCAAATAATTTTTGTTGACTTTGATAATCGTGCAAGACAGAGAAGAATAATCGTTCAAATTATTGGAGAATAA
- a CDS encoding class I SAM-dependent methyltransferase, with protein sequence MQDKWNERFSSEEYVYGKEPNIFLKEFYELNPSLFKNPVLMLGDGEGRNGVYLATRGLDVSSLDYAEMGLRKAKKLAEEKNVDLKTILSDVNEFDFGKEKWGTIVLIFLHLTKDERKNLYSKIKDALIPDGLFFMEVFSVDQLNYNSGGPSLPELLYTKEELEKEFKKPFDGYRFEIIISEQKVVLLHEGKLHEGEGSVVRFVCRKVKEE encoded by the coding sequence ATGCAGGATAAATGGAACGAAAGATTTTCGAGCGAAGAATATGTATATGGTAAAGAGCCAAATATTTTTTTGAAAGAGTTTTATGAACTTAATCCATCTTTATTTAAGAATCCTGTTTTAATGTTGGGCGATGGTGAGGGAAGAAATGGAGTCTATTTAGCCACCAGAGGTCTCGATGTCTCTTCTCTTGATTATGCTGAAATGGGACTTCGAAAAGCAAAAAAATTAGCAGAAGAAAAAAACGTGGATTTAAAAACCATTTTATCCGATGTAAACGAATTTGATTTCGGTAAAGAAAAGTGGGGAACGATCGTTTTAATTTTTTTACACTTGACTAAGGATGAAAGAAAAAATCTGTACTCAAAAATCAAAGATGCTTTAATCCCGGATGGATTATTTTTTATGGAAGTATTTTCAGTCGATCAATTGAATTATAATTCCGGCGGACCAAGTTTGCCTGAATTACTTTATACAAAAGAAGAACTAGAGAAAGAATTTAAGAAACCATTTGATGGTTATCGATTTGAAATAATTATTTCAGAGCAAAAAGTAGTCTTACTCCATGAGGGAAAACTTCATGAAGGTGAAGGTTCAGTTGTAAGATTTGTTTGTAGAAAAGTAAAAGAGGAATAA